CGTTAATGCCTGCTTCAAGACATTTTCACCATTCATCATGCCGTAATCAGCCATATTAATAACATCAATTGGAAAATTCATATCCTGAAATTTTTTTTCAAATGATCCCTTTAAGTACCGAACTTGGGGGCCTAGTAAAAGCACGTCAGGCATTTTCGTA
This genomic stretch from Lysinibacillus pakistanensis harbors:
- a CDS encoding PTS sugar transporter subunit IIB produces the protein MKNIMLVCVAGMSTSLLVSKMQKAAQDQNIEADIYAIAEGEVEKVIATKMPDVLLLGPQVRYLKGSFEKKFQDMNFPIDVINMADYGMMNGENVLKQALTLIG